A genomic segment from Persephonella marina EX-H1 encodes:
- the traV gene encoding type IV conjugative transfer system lipoprotein TraV codes for MKRHVLALIFVVPFLTGCSSILGIGHENFRCEGTDKGGVCAPVDKVYKDRHLLGNQKDTVIDREKEKEISEEKEEGVFYEGCYGEVKISKDGKPKCNLKPKAEIKVRVIKEKPFAQPIRIQPKIAKIWIQPYVDENGNLVDGRYIYVIVKKGGWLLPDGTKIYDDEVKDDN; via the coding sequence ATGAAAAGGCATGTGTTGGCATTAATCTTTGTAGTTCCATTCTTAACAGGTTGCAGTTCTATACTGGGTATAGGACATGAAAACTTCCGATGTGAAGGGACAGACAAAGGGGGAGTTTGTGCACCTGTTGACAAGGTTTATAAGGATAGACATCTGCTTGGAAATCAGAAGGATACAGTGATAGATAGGGAGAAGGAAAAAGAAATTTCAGAGGAAAAAGAGGAAGGAGTATTTTATGAAGGTTGTTATGGGGAAGTAAAAATTTCCAAAGATGGAAAGCCTAAATGCAATTTGAAACCAAAAGCAGAGATAAAGGTTAGGGTTATAAAGGAAAAACCATTTGCACAGCCTATTAGAATACAGCCGAAAATAGCAAAAATCTGGATACAGCCGTATGTGGATGAAAACGGAAACTTGGTAGATGGTAGATACATCTATGTAATAGTTAAAAAAGGCGGTTGGCTTTTACCTGATGGAACAAAAATTTATGATGATGAGGTAAAAGATGATAACTAA
- a CDS encoding DsbC family protein: MMMRMFLKNSILGLLACFSFSFAGVLEQTGAKIVEEKDLGDISQIVIQFPDGRKEVGYITKDNKYLIIGNVIDAKTGENITAKKYRELDKVDVSKVPLDEAVKLKFGKGTKKLIMVADPDCPFCKKAYQYLKNKDVEVYLFLFPLNIHPQAYDKSVKILCSKDPAKAYDKVESGNQLQVSKCKEGEDKLKRHILIANKLGVRGTPLFIDMQGHKINGLNIPELEEALK; encoded by the coding sequence ATGATGATGAGAATGTTCTTGAAGAATAGTATTTTAGGCTTGCTTGCTTGTTTTAGTTTTTCTTTTGCAGGGGTTCTGGAGCAGACAGGGGCAAAGATTGTAGAGGAAAAGGATTTAGGGGATATATCTCAAATAGTTATTCAGTTTCCTGATGGTAGAAAAGAAGTGGGATATATCACAAAGGACAATAAATACCTGATAATTGGAAATGTGATAGATGCTAAAACAGGAGAAAATATAACTGCCAAGAAGTATAGAGAACTTGACAAAGTAGATGTTTCAAAAGTGCCTTTAGATGAAGCTGTAAAACTCAAGTTTGGAAAAGGAACTAAAAAGCTGATAATGGTAGCTGACCCTGATTGTCCTTTCTGCAAGAAAGCTTATCAATACCTGAAAAACAAAGATGTTGAAGTTTATCTATTCCTATTTCCTCTAAACATTCATCCACAGGCTTATGATAAGTCTGTAAAAATTCTTTGTTCAAAAGACCCAGCGAAAGCCTATGACAAGGTGGAAAGTGGCAATCAATTGCAGGTGTCTAAATGCAAAGAAGGGGAAGATAAGCTGAAAAGGCATATTTTAATTGCCAATAAACTTGGAGTTAGAGGGACACCTTTGTTTATAGATATGCAGGGACACAAAATAAATGGTTTAAACATTCCAGAGCTTGAGGAGGCATTGAAATGA
- a CDS encoding TraB/VirB10 family protein — translation MEEKKNSQNVEEKEEIKEEVETIEDRLNKKRMVILGAITAGISLFVIFSFFSNVIFGLADNTSVPQYQPKKEGEKTIAPKVEEDWKAITEMKINQLQERLQRMEDTNKQILQLLQEQKQEREMLREEIEREIEERVKTTPSASVPPPPPQTPVQYGQPQGQQGQQGQQQKAPALKEFKPDKEEETDKKEVSKTEKKEKKAVKIKLPLGFLKGLTLTGLDAPTFQYGQNNPHPVLIVSLSKQIIANNKKLNLKECFFLGSGFGEISSERAYIRLVKLSCIDKKGNVLEQKVAGWVLDDDGKVGLRGRVVSKQGAVLAKTFMAGLLEGLSRTIAATSTTIQISPVGTTQTLNPQDATKVALASGFQSAASRLAQFYMKIAEQMYPVVEVSPGRKITILISGGSLEKTKDNKLISNPLK, via the coding sequence ATGGAAGAGAAGAAAAATAGTCAAAATGTAGAAGAAAAGGAAGAAATAAAAGAAGAAGTTGAGACAATAGAGGACAGGCTAAATAAAAAAAGAATGGTTATTCTGGGGGCGATTACTGCTGGAATATCTCTATTTGTAATATTCTCTTTCTTTTCAAATGTTATATTTGGGCTTGCTGACAATACATCAGTTCCCCAGTATCAGCCAAAGAAGGAGGGAGAAAAAACCATAGCACCGAAAGTTGAGGAAGACTGGAAAGCGATTACGGAAATGAAAATAAATCAGCTTCAGGAAAGACTGCAAAGAATGGAAGATACAAACAAGCAAATTCTCCAGCTACTCCAAGAACAAAAACAGGAAAGAGAAATGCTCCGTGAGGAAATAGAAAGGGAAATAGAGGAAAGAGTTAAAACCACTCCATCTGCTTCAGTTCCACCACCACCACCACAAACACCAGTTCAGTATGGTCAACCGCAAGGGCAACAGGGACAACAGGGACAACAACAAAAAGCACCAGCTTTAAAGGAATTTAAACCAGACAAAGAGGAAGAAACAGATAAAAAAGAAGTTAGCAAAACAGAAAAGAAAGAAAAGAAAGCCGTTAAAATAAAACTTCCACTTGGATTTTTAAAAGGTCTTACATTAACAGGTCTTGATGCTCCAACATTCCAGTATGGACAGAATAATCCACATCCAGTTTTGATAGTATCTCTTTCAAAGCAGATAATAGCAAACAATAAAAAATTAAATCTAAAAGAATGTTTCTTTTTAGGTTCTGGTTTCGGAGAAATCTCAAGTGAAAGGGCTTATATCAGGCTTGTAAAGTTATCCTGTATAGATAAGAAAGGAAATGTTTTAGAGCAAAAGGTTGCTGGATGGGTTCTTGATGATGACGGAAAAGTAGGCTTGAGAGGCAGAGTTGTAAGTAAGCAGGGAGCTGTTTTAGCTAAAACATTTATGGCAGGGCTTCTTGAAGGTTTATCCAGAACTATAGCCGCTACATCAACAACAATACAAATATCTCCAGTAGGGACCACGCAAACTCTAAATCCGCAGGATGCAACAAAGGTTGCACTTGCAAGTGGTTTTCAGAGTGCAGCTTCAAGACTTGCACAGTTCTACATGAAAATCGCAGAGCAGATGTATCCAGTAGTTGAAGTATCTCCCGGTAGAAAGATAACAATACTTATATCTGGGGGAAGCCTTGAGAAAACTAAAGATAATAAGCTTATTAGCAATCCTCTTAAGTAG
- a CDS encoding SH3 domain-containing protein: protein MRKLATAILGFGLFVSVNAETIIATGTLSIEDMKRMIIKLKQENELQSAKIRYLENKVAKLEKQLAGKITRANSSMMEGLKAGELMAKRINIKTYCTTANLNVRKGPGMNYEVFAWLKKGAVVSGTVKKGKWLKILNPNGWVSSKFLRECSYGREEK from the coding sequence ATGAGGAAGTTGGCAACAGCTATTTTAGGATTTGGGCTTTTTGTGTCTGTAAATGCTGAAACCATTATTGCGACAGGAACGCTGTCAATAGAGGATATGAAAAGAATGATAATCAAGCTAAAGCAAGAAAATGAGTTGCAGTCGGCAAAGATAAGGTATCTGGAGAATAAAGTTGCAAAGCTTGAAAAACAGCTGGCAGGGAAGATTACAAGGGCTAACAGTTCTATGATGGAAGGTCTTAAAGCTGGAGAGTTAATGGCAAAGCGTATCAATATAAAAACATACTGCACAACGGCTAATCTGAATGTTCGTAAGGGACCGGGAATGAACTATGAGGTATTTGCTTGGCTGAAGAAAGGAGCTGTTGTATCTGGAACTGTTAAGAAAGGAAAATGGCTAAAAATCCTAAATCCAAACGGCTGGGTAAGTTCCAAATTTTTAAGGGAGTGCAGCTATGGAAGAGAAGAAAAATAG
- a CDS encoding TraK domain-containing protein, with product MRSLKVLILALFIVSFSFAKELVYEGKPLLLDVSNQVSNIIEFPEKVKKAISASQQLSAKIQGNKVIVLLPSKEPADLLVSTKSGKVYALLLNPKIIPTQIVKIVDKQIEEEKKKKAKKEKVKQIEKGKDYEEKLINILKAAINGQLDDYYEVKRKVQTLETQNYFIEITKEYQGDEFGVLLGKIYPKKKDAKPITERLLAQVLSRIWRIAGITILMEQNLMHFYAATREYFNEIPESYEDKIIKKYLRDEK from the coding sequence ATGAGAAGCCTTAAGGTTTTGATACTGGCTTTGTTTATAGTTTCTTTTTCTTTTGCGAAAGAACTGGTTTATGAAGGAAAGCCACTTCTTTTAGATGTTTCTAATCAGGTATCAAACATAATAGAATTTCCTGAAAAGGTAAAGAAAGCCATTTCTGCAAGTCAACAGCTGTCAGCCAAAATACAGGGAAACAAGGTTATTGTTTTACTTCCATCTAAAGAACCAGCAGATTTGTTGGTTTCTACAAAAAGTGGAAAGGTTTATGCACTTCTTTTAAATCCAAAGATAATTCCTACTCAAATAGTGAAAATCGTTGATAAACAGATAGAGGAAGAAAAAAAGAAGAAGGCAAAGAAAGAGAAAGTAAAACAGATAGAAAAAGGAAAGGATTATGAGGAAAAGCTAATAAACATATTGAAGGCGGCTATAAATGGTCAGCTTGATGACTACTATGAGGTAAAAAGAAAGGTTCAAACACTTGAAACACAGAACTACTTTATTGAGATTACGAAAGAATATCAAGGTGATGAATTTGGAGTATTGCTTGGAAAAATTTATCCAAAGAAAAAGGATGCAAAGCCTATAACGGAAAGGCTGTTGGCACAGGTTCTTTCAAGGATATGGAGAATAGCAGGAATAACTATCCTTATGGAACAAAATCTCATGCACTTTTATGCGGCAACCAGAGAGTATTTTAATGAGATACCAGAAAGCTATGAAGACAAGATTATCAAAAAATACTTGAGGGATGAAAAATGA
- the traE gene encoding type IV conjugative transfer system protein TraE → MKYIERWSELYRKNAILLFVVFLQAVLIVFLLTAVLYLAVKRTAVIAIPPTGTQIATGSETHRLLWGRYYIDLLMNFSKNDIDNRLNILFTFIQNPKARERLIREAEEIKKNDIVQVFIPYESTWKVQGGVVSVKGHIKRWIGTTLVRDEDVLVKVKLRPSGSIIALEDWKYEKP, encoded by the coding sequence ATGAAATATATAGAGAGATGGTCAGAGCTTTATCGTAAAAATGCTATATTACTTTTCGTAGTTTTTCTGCAAGCGGTTCTTATAGTTTTTCTACTAACAGCAGTATTATATTTAGCGGTTAAAAGGACAGCTGTTATAGCCATTCCACCAACAGGAACTCAAATAGCAACAGGTAGCGAAACCCACAGGCTTTTATGGGGAAGATATTACATAGACCTTTTAATGAACTTCTCAAAGAATGATATTGATAACCGACTAAACATCCTCTTTACATTTATCCAAAATCCAAAAGCAAGGGAAAGGCTAATAAGAGAAGCAGAAGAAATAAAGAAAAATGATATTGTTCAAGTATTTATCCCTTACGAAAGCACATGGAAAGTTCAAGGTGGTGTTGTTTCGGTTAAAGGGCACATCAAAAGATGGATAGGGACAACTCTTGTTAGAGATGAAGATGTGCTTGTGAAGGTGAAACTTAGACCATCGGGGTCAATTATAGCACTGGAGGACTGGAAATATGAGAAGCCTTAA
- the traL gene encoding type IV conjugative transfer system protein TraL: MEGKAEGRKVYPIPKYIDDLPEVVFIPIDIFLISATAFMIAFVSFNPFIGAIVGPATGFAYYHFRKGKPRNFLHLIFYKTGLASVKGAVPPTEKEIKA, translated from the coding sequence ATGGAAGGCAAAGCAGAAGGAAGAAAAGTATATCCAATACCAAAATATATTGACGACCTTCCCGAGGTCGTCTTTATCCCAATAGATATATTTCTCATATCGGCAACCGCCTTTATGATTGCCTTTGTCTCTTTTAATCCTTTCATTGGGGCAATTGTAGGACCTGCAACAGGATTTGCTTATTATCACTTCAGGAAAGGAAAACCAAGAAACTTTCTACATCTAATTTTCTATAAAACAGGTCTTGCTTCTGTAAAAGGTGCAGTCCCGCCGACAGAAAAAGAAATAAAGGCATAA
- a CDS encoding TrbC/VirB2 family protein, whose product MKKQIIKIRDEVKGRLDTINEIAEIVAETSRISRSDAVKIGLGLFIASAPAMAQTTDPWGNFYTLTKNWIQGNLGKFIALLIFVIGLIIAAFSHSAKPIVYALILAVVIGGAVGLVGMFFNVGSSSFSTPSGW is encoded by the coding sequence ATGAAAAAACAAATCATCAAAATCAGGGATGAGGTTAAGGGAAGGCTTGACACTATTAATGAAATTGCAGAAATCGTTGCAGAAACTTCAAGGATTTCAAGGTCTGATGCTGTCAAGATAGGTTTAGGTTTATTTATAGCTTCAGCTCCAGCGATGGCTCAAACTACAGACCCTTGGGGAAACTTTTACACACTAACGAAAAACTGGATACAGGGGAACTTAGGTAAGTTTATTGCTCTATTGATATTTGTAATTGGTTTAATAATCGCAGCTTTTTCGCATAGTGCAAAACCTATTGTTTATGCTTTAATTCTGGCGGTAGTGATAGGTGGAGCTGTTGGTTTAGTTGGTATGTTCTTCAATGTTGGTAGCAGTTCATTTTCAACACCGTCAGGATGGTAA
- a CDS encoding CRISPR-associated protein Cas4 — translation MVSVKELLKKALLEKSKEEQNKYQGMLRVSELSQCPVKAVWSFLGEEPQVDEEKLPILAIGSNLHEMLQGFLPVEEAEKEFVRKHGDYQIVGHIDGIMTDPETGEKFIVEFKTIADKVYRNGKTTKDYLPSSHHILQAHFYMRMTGLEKAKIVYLLKSSGEIVEFDVDYDPEVEQEMLKVLDEAVSILKGNKEVVDIYNEIQSGSENWKCKYCFYSHLCEKEKSEKVLDELEYM, via the coding sequence ATGGTCAGTGTAAAAGAATTGTTAAAGAAGGCATTATTGGAAAAGTCAAAGGAAGAACAAAACAAGTATCAAGGAATGTTAAGAGTTTCAGAACTTTCTCAGTGTCCTGTTAAAGCTGTATGGTCATTTTTAGGAGAAGAACCCCAAGTTGATGAAGAAAAACTGCCTATTTTAGCAATAGGTAGTAATTTGCACGAGATGCTTCAGGGCTTCTTACCTGTAGAGGAAGCCGAAAAGGAATTTGTTAGAAAACATGGAGATTATCAGATTGTAGGTCATATTGATGGAATTATGACTGACCCAGAAACAGGGGAAAAGTTCATAGTAGAGTTTAAGACTATAGCAGATAAGGTTTACAGAAATGGAAAGACAACAAAGGACTATCTACCTTCAAGCCATCATATTTTACAGGCTCATTTTTATATGAGAATGACTGGCTTGGAGAAAGCAAAGATAGTATATCTACTGAAATCATCTGGAGAGATTGTAGAGTTTGATGTTGATTATGACCCAGAAGTTGAGCAAGAGATGTTAAAAGTTCTGGATGAAGCTGTGAGTATTTTGAAAGGTAATAAGGAAGTTGTTGATATTTACAATGAAATCCAAAGCGGTAGTGAAAATTGGAAGTGTAAATACTGCTTTTATTCTCACTTATGTGAGAAAGAAAAATCTGAAAAAGTTTTAGATGAGTTGGAGTATATGTAA
- a CDS encoding zincin-like metallopeptidase domain-containing protein, producing the protein MGKKVSEIVKTKVLELFDKIESQDWETPYLYPKNFISKHEYRGINRLLLSGSPYWLTNNQLKELYKKKGWRLKKGSKASIAVFFKPQQIEVIEKDEEGNEIIITKDVPILKYYYLFPILDVVDENGNPVYEPVKETNRTKELLSTLRNYCQIEGIRIIETAQFEASFYSQDKDVIGMYPHIKDDIDYVMTFAHEAVHSTKHEKRLNRKVDKQMEEAIAEIGSLLLTARYINIPEDKFKNSVIYIKGWLQEVSGAKLIKAFNQAEKASEYIISRANLNQKVA; encoded by the coding sequence ATGGGTAAGAAAGTGTCAGAGATAGTTAAAACCAAAGTGTTAGAATTATTTGATAAGATTGAAAGTCAAGACTGGGAAACACCTTACCTTTATCCAAAGAATTTCATATCAAAGCACGAGTATAGAGGAATTAACAGGTTGCTTCTATCTGGAAGTCCTTACTGGCTGACAAACAATCAGTTGAAGGAACTTTATAAGAAAAAAGGCTGGAGATTGAAAAAGGGAAGTAAAGCAAGTATAGCTGTATTCTTCAAGCCACAGCAGATAGAGGTCATAGAAAAGGATGAAGAAGGTAATGAGATAATAATTACCAAAGATGTTCCAATACTCAAGTATTATTACTTATTTCCAATTTTGGATGTAGTTGATGAGAATGGAAATCCTGTTTATGAACCTGTAAAGGAAACAAACAGAACCAAAGAATTGTTATCTACATTAAGGAACTATTGTCAGATAGAAGGAATAAGGATTATTGAAACTGCACAATTTGAAGCTTCATTTTATAGCCAAGATAAAGATGTCATCGGAATGTATCCGCACATAAAAGATGACATTGACTATGTAATGACATTTGCACATGAAGCAGTCCATTCTACAAAACATGAGAAAAGGTTGAATAGAAAAGTTGACAAACAGATGGAAGAAGCTATTGCGGAAATAGGGAGCTTATTGCTAACTGCAAGGTATATAAACATTCCAGAAGATAAGTTTAAAAATTCAGTTATTTACATCAAAGGATGGCTTCAGGAAGTATCTGGAGCAAAGTTAATAAAAGCCTTTAATCAAGCTGAAAAAGCATCAGAGTATATCATCAGTAGAGCCAATCTTAATCAAAAAGTAGCATAG